Below is a genomic region from Spirosoma radiotolerans.
ACCGTCGTTCTTCTCAAATTTGTTGGCTGAGTAACTATCAATCCGGAGTTCAGGCTTCAACAACAAGTGACCATCAGCGGCCGTAATATTACCCGTTACCGTTATCGAATTTACACTGGCTCCGTTACCGGCCGCATCTTTTAGAGCACGCACATTGTTTTTGTTGTCGAATGTTTCATACCGAACGCCAAGACCAAACTTGTCCGTGAACGCGTAGTTGGAATAAACAGCAACACCACCCCAGCTTTTCGACGTTGACGGGCCACCGGTGCTCTGGTAATCACCCTTTTGCGAACCCGTGGCGGCATTCAATCCCAGGAAGAACTTAGACGTTACCTGATAGGTCGTTGTCAGATCGAACAGTTGATACATGGCTTTGTCCGTTGGAACAGCATCAACAGCCTGCGAGGCTTCATTTGACATGATGGCGTTCAGGTAAACATTCCAGCCCGTAACCGGTGCGAAGAAGAATTGCCCAATCAGGCCTTTCTTTTTGTTGTTGTCGAACAGGTTATCGACGTTGTTGACCAAACCCACCATCAACGAAGCCCGATCGCTGAAGGCATACTGTGCTTTCAGACCAATGTGATAGAAGGGGCCGTTGTTGAAGAGGTTAGACAGGGAGTAGTTATAGTTAACGGGCGCATCGATAACCTCGTACCCAATGTGCGTTCCGAACTGACCAGCTGTGAATGATAATTTACTGGTCGCTTTATAAGTGATGTAAGCCTGCTTAATGGCCAGGGAGGTAGATCCTGGTCCAAGCGGCCCAATGTAGTTACCGTAGTTACCCAAGTCAGAGAATGGGCCAAAGGTCAGGTCCATGACAGCATCGACCTTGCTGGCCGAATAAATTGCCTTTGCCTGAATTAAACCGATACCGAATTGACCAGCCCGCTGATCGAACGCACGGGCATTACCAACTACACCAGGACCGTTCAACCCTAAGTTCGACTGGCTTTTCGGGTTATTGAAGTTACCGAAGTAGTAGGTATCCATATAACCGGAGAAAGTGAATTTTCCGGGCGCTGGTGTGGCAGTGGAATCCTGTGCTTGAGCGGCAAAACCCAAAAACAAAGAACTGATAAGTAAAAGTGTTTTTTTCATACTCTTTATTCGGTTGTAGATAACAGTTTCTGTGGTTCTATTTCGAAGCAAATTTTGTTCAATAAATTATCCTACGCAATAGTTAGCCCGAAATAATTATGAATATATTCAAAAAAAAGCCAATTTAATTGAAATTATACTATAAATTCCACGATAATTAATCAAATTCGGTCATAATAATATTTTTTATTATATTTTGTCCAATAACCAGTTGACCAAATTTTATTCTTTCAGCGGTACGCAATTTATGACCTAAAACGCCCTATGTTTTAGGACTGTATATGGCTAAAATGCAAAAAGGCCCAACCAGTTCGCTGGTTGGGCCTTTTTGCATTTTCTGTATCTGTACGATTAAGCTTCAGCGTGCAGCCAGGCTTTCTTCGCTAACAGCGTTTCCTCTTCTTCTACATGGTCGGGATCGGGAACACAACAGTCGACCGGGCAAACAGCCGCGCACTGTGGTTCTTCATGGAAACCCATGCACTCCGTGCATTTGTCAGCAACAATATAATAGAACTCGTTCGAAACAGGGGCTTGCGGAGCTTTACCACTCACAATGGTGCCATCGCCGAAATCGACTTCATCCAGTTCAGTTCCACCTCCCCAGGTCCATTCCACACCACCTTCATAGATGGCTGTATTGGGGCATTCGGGTTCGCAGGCACCACAATTGATGCACTCGTCGGTGATCATGATTGCCATGAGCAGTATATTTTATATATAGTAAAAACTAGTTCTCTTAAATGGAACAACAAATATAATTATTTAAAGGTTGGCAACAAACTAATATTTCATTACATTAGTTGATGGAGTATTCCATTTGTTTATCCAATTCATGCTTTTATCAGAACGACTGCAAACGTTTGTGGCCCTAGGCGACTTCCTGCGCTCAGCCGACGCCCAACCCGAACTTGCACAAATTGCTCAACAAGCCAACTACAAAAATAACTGGTTCACCCTCGAAAACTCCCTGAATGCTCTTCAGGCAATTGCCAATGAGTTTCTTGTAGCCGACAAACTCTCCGCTTGGGTAAATCAATACATTGATATTCCAGGTGAAGAACCTATAAAAACACCCCGTGCTGTGGGCGTTGTGATGGCGGGCAATATTCCAGCTGTCGGTTTTCACGACATGCTCTGTGTGTTGGCGAGCGGTCATAAACTAATGGCCAAGCTTAGTAGCCAGGATTTTGTACTAATTCATTATTTAATACAAAAATTAAAAGAGATTAACCCCGCTTTTACGGAGTTGATCGTCGAAGCCGATCGGTTAAACGCGGCCGAAGCCTATATCGCGACGGGTAGTAACAACACAGCTCGTTATTTTGAGTATTACTTTGCCAAAAAGCCGCACATTATTCGTAAGAACCGCACGTCGGTTGGTTTGTTGATGGGTGAGGAAGGTGAAGAGGAGTTTCTGAAACTCAGCCACGACATCTCTGATTATTATGGACTAGGTTGCCGTAATGTCTCCACCATTCTGGTACCGGATGGATACGATTTCACGCCCTTTTTACGCACCCTTGAGCCACAAGTATCCATCTACCTGAACAACCACAAATACCAGAATAACTACGACTACAACAAGTCGATTTATTTGATCAATGCCATTCCTCACCTGGATAATGGCTATTTGTTACTGACGGAAAACGACGGATTAGTCTCCCCTATTTCGGTTTTGTACTTTCAGACTTACCAGACCCAGGCTGACGTAACCGCCTGGCTGGCGAACCATGCGGACCAGATTCAGGTAGTGGCTTCGGCCAAGGGCTGGTATCCTAGCAGTGTTGCCTTTGGTAGTACCCAGCGGCCCAGCCTGGCCGATTATGCCGACGGCATCGACACCATGGCGTTTTTGAAAAAACTTTAAATAAATGATGAGTGATGAATGACTACCAGACCACCTAGCTGCTCATTCATCACTCATCATTTATCATGCATCATTCACTATTCTACTGATACACGCGCACATAATCGACTTCCATACGCTGTGGCCAGATGGTTTCGTCTACGCCCTTCTGTCCGCCCCAGTTTCCGCCGACGGCTACATTTAAGATCAAAAAAAACGGTTGTCCAAAGGGCCATTGGGCTTCACTAGTGCCCAAAGCTGACTTTTGAACGGTGTAATATTTCTGGTCATCGACAAAGAAATCAATCTGATCAGTCGTCCACTCGATGGCATACAGGTGAAAGGAGCCGGTTACATTGTTTATCGATACGGCTTTACCCTTTTCGGTCTTTTTGGCGTGGTTGTAAGCTTCGGTATGTACGGTTCCATGAATAACGCCTTCATCGAAACCAACATGTTCCATGATGTCTATTTCGCCACTCCTGGGCCATCCAGCGGTTGATATATTCTTACCCAGCATCCAGACGGCAGGCCAAGTACCTACTCCTTTGGGCAGTTTAGCCATGGCTTCTATTCGACCGTAAGTCCAGGTTGCCTTATTCTG
It encodes:
- a CDS encoding porin; its protein translation is MKKTLLLISSLFLGFAAQAQDSTATPAPGKFTFSGYMDTYYFGNFNNPKSQSNLGLNGPGVVGNARAFDQRAGQFGIGLIQAKAIYSASKVDAVMDLTFGPFSDLGNYGNYIGPLGPGSTSLAIKQAYITYKATSKLSFTAGQFGTHIGYEVIDAPVNYNYSLSNLFNNGPFYHIGLKAQYAFSDRASLMVGLVNNVDNLFDNNKKKGLIGQFFFAPVTGWNVYLNAIMSNEASQAVDAVPTDKAMYQLFDLTTTYQVTSKFFLGLNAATGSQKGDYQSTGGPSTSKSWGGVAVYSNYAFTDKFGLGVRYETFDNKNNVRALKDAAGNGASVNSITVTGNITAADGHLLLKPELRIDSYSANKFEKNDGSLTTSQTTLGMAAIFKF
- a CDS encoding 4Fe-4S dicluster domain-containing protein is translated as MAIMITDECINCGACEPECPNTAIYEGGVEWTWGGGTELDEVDFGDGTIVSGKAPQAPVSNEFYYIVADKCTECMGFHEEPQCAAVCPVDCCVPDPDHVEEEETLLAKKAWLHAEA
- a CDS encoding acyl-CoA reductase, which gives rise to MLLSERLQTFVALGDFLRSADAQPELAQIAQQANYKNNWFTLENSLNALQAIANEFLVADKLSAWVNQYIDIPGEEPIKTPRAVGVVMAGNIPAVGFHDMLCVLASGHKLMAKLSSQDFVLIHYLIQKLKEINPAFTELIVEADRLNAAEAYIATGSNNTARYFEYYFAKKPHIIRKNRTSVGLLMGEEGEEEFLKLSHDISDYYGLGCRNVSTILVPDGYDFTPFLRTLEPQVSIYLNNHKYQNNYDYNKSIYLINAIPHLDNGYLLLTENDGLVSPISVLYFQTYQTQADVTAWLANHADQIQVVASAKGWYPSSVAFGSTQRPSLADYADGIDTMAFLKKL
- a CDS encoding glycoside hydrolase family 16 protein; translated protein: MDELKLLATWVIVLLLACKSPEVEVPVSGANPPSGRRLVWRDEFDKAGLPDSAKWGYEVGGNGWGNNELQYYTDRRPENARIENGKLIIEARKEEYKGQKYTSARLVTQNKATWTYGRIEAMAKLPKGVGTWPAVWMLGKNISTAGWPRSGEIDIMEHVGFDEGVIHGTVHTEAYNHAKKTEKGKAVSINNVTGSFHLYAIEWTTDQIDFFVDDQKYYTVQKSALGTSEAQWPFGQPFFLILNVAVGGNWGGQKGVDETIWPQRMEVDYVRVYQ